From a single Mycolicibacterium mengxianglii genomic region:
- a CDS encoding LamG domain-containing protein, giving the protein MLTITGYSDRIYCRPGETVEFKVNCETQEYRADIVRIICGDTNPDGPGFKEVVIDTPVSGPHPGRPQHIHAGSYVEIPNTPALESFAVEAYVWPTTPAKGVQGLITKMSDAAGFALIVDDAGSIALQVVGDERISTISTGRPMQPRRWYRVGARFDATSRAVEVFQIPLAPVPGIDDDSTTEAVLEDVPQQSAGPLYFATFAGPSAVFNGKIDSPRIWRDAAATDLVGAWDFSVDMASQTAVDTSPHELHGAIVNFPARAMTGWNWTGEQMDFKQDPSQWGAMHFHDDDLYDAGWETDFELTIPETMCSGLYAARLSADGAQEYIPFTVGPAPGKEQRIALVLPTASYMAYGNDHLGTDGGNGELLNNILNVLTPPDLFLNEHWEYGGSLYDEHSDGSGICYSSRLRPLLQMRPKVQCLLGGFGSSKLWQFNADTHIVDWLHAKGFDVDIYTDEELHYTGLELLEPYAVVLTGSHPEYTSTEMWDAYDHYKNGGGRLVYLGGDGFYWRIAYHRDFPGIIELRRAETGVRAWAANPGEYYQNFDGRYGGLWLRQGRAPQTLVGVGFSCQGFDLSSYYRRNPDSFDPAVAFIFDGVGDDELIGDFGLIGGGAAGLELDRAGAELGTPPNAYILASSERHTNAYYLVPEEFLETGPALGADENPNARADLVFFETPEGGAVFSVGSIAWAGSLPWNNYDNNVSRITENVLQRFLDPSPFR; this is encoded by the coding sequence ATGCTGACCATCACCGGCTACAGCGACCGAATCTATTGTCGCCCAGGGGAAACTGTCGAGTTCAAGGTCAACTGTGAGACGCAGGAGTACCGCGCCGATATCGTCCGCATCATCTGTGGCGACACCAACCCCGACGGCCCCGGCTTCAAGGAAGTGGTGATCGATACCCCGGTCAGCGGCCCACACCCCGGACGACCCCAGCACATCCACGCGGGTTCGTATGTGGAAATACCGAACACCCCGGCGCTGGAGAGCTTCGCAGTGGAGGCCTACGTGTGGCCGACGACGCCCGCCAAGGGCGTGCAGGGCCTGATCACCAAGATGTCCGATGCGGCCGGTTTCGCGCTCATCGTCGACGACGCCGGCAGTATCGCGCTGCAAGTTGTTGGCGACGAGCGGATTTCGACCATCTCGACGGGTCGACCCATGCAGCCGCGGCGCTGGTACCGGGTCGGCGCGCGCTTCGATGCCACGAGTCGCGCGGTGGAGGTGTTCCAGATCCCGTTGGCGCCGGTACCCGGAATCGACGACGACAGCACCACCGAAGCGGTGCTGGAGGACGTCCCGCAGCAGAGCGCCGGACCGCTGTACTTCGCCACATTCGCCGGTCCGAGTGCGGTGTTCAACGGCAAGATCGACAGTCCCCGCATCTGGCGCGACGCTGCGGCAACCGACCTGGTGGGCGCCTGGGACTTCAGTGTGGACATGGCGTCGCAAACCGCTGTCGACACCTCGCCCCATGAACTGCACGGCGCCATCGTCAACTTCCCGGCCCGAGCCATGACCGGGTGGAACTGGACCGGCGAACAGATGGATTTCAAGCAGGACCCGTCGCAATGGGGCGCAATGCATTTCCACGACGACGACCTCTACGACGCGGGCTGGGAGACCGACTTCGAGCTGACCATTCCCGAGACCATGTGCAGTGGTCTCTACGCCGCGCGGTTGAGCGCCGACGGAGCCCAGGAGTACATCCCGTTCACGGTCGGGCCGGCTCCCGGCAAGGAGCAGCGGATCGCGCTGGTGCTGCCGACGGCAAGTTACATGGCGTACGGGAACGACCACCTCGGCACCGACGGCGGAAACGGTGAGCTGCTCAACAACATCCTCAATGTGCTGACCCCGCCCGACCTGTTCCTCAACGAGCACTGGGAGTACGGCGGCTCGCTCTACGACGAGCATTCCGATGGCAGCGGCATCTGTTACTCGTCGCGGCTGCGCCCGCTGCTGCAGATGCGCCCCAAGGTGCAGTGTCTGCTCGGCGGCTTCGGCTCCTCGAAGCTGTGGCAGTTCAACGCCGACACCCACATCGTTGACTGGTTGCACGCCAAGGGTTTTGATGTCGACATCTATACCGACGAAGAACTGCACTACACGGGCTTGGAGCTGCTCGAGCCGTACGCGGTGGTACTGACCGGATCGCACCCTGAGTACACGTCGACCGAGATGTGGGACGCATACGACCACTACAAGAACGGCGGCGGCAGGCTGGTGTACCTCGGCGGCGACGGGTTCTACTGGCGGATCGCCTACCACCGCGACTTCCCGGGCATCATCGAACTGCGCCGAGCGGAGACCGGTGTGCGCGCCTGGGCGGCGAACCCGGGCGAGTACTACCAGAATTTCGACGGCCGCTACGGAGGACTGTGGCTACGACAAGGCCGTGCACCGCAAACGCTCGTCGGCGTCGGATTCTCCTGCCAGGGCTTTGATCTGTCGTCGTACTACCGGCGCAACCCCGACAGTTTCGACCCGGCGGTGGCGTTCATCTTCGACGGTGTCGGTGACGACGAGCTGATCGGGGATTTCGGCCTGATCGGCGGTGGAGCCGCCGGCCTCGAACTGGACCGCGCCGGTGCCGAGCTCGGCACACCGCCCAATGCCTACATACTCGCGTCCTCGGAGCGGCACACCAACGCCTACTACCTGGTACCGGAAGAGTTCCTCGAAACCGGCCCCGCCCTGGGGGCCGACGAAAACCCCAATGCCCGTGCCGATCTCGTGTTCTTCGAGACTCCTGAAGGCGGAGCGGTGTTCTCCGTCGGCTCGATAGCCTGGGCGGGCAGCTTGCCCTGGAACAACTATGACAACAACGTCTCCCGCATCACCGAGAACGTGCTCCAGAGGTTCCTCGACCCCAGCCCATTCAGGTAG
- a CDS encoding DUF559 domain-containing protein: MDDQPFRGSLALQRGMVTRNDLRRKCRRLFNDVYISSSADITALTMVKAAWVWAGPDAVLCGRSAAAVLGTKWLSPSDPVELVRAHRQSPKGIAVRSYILALEDIRQDRGMRITTPARTAFDIGRKLPAEQAVPVLDALMNATGLKPTDVMALADSRPRARGVRLLRTALGLADGGAESPKETEVRLLLGAAGLPKPETQIKFFDEYGEAYIRVDMGWRQWKVAVEYDGVQHWTNARQRSWDIERIALLEAMGWVVVRVSAEMLRRPQLVVDRVRAKLRAAGCPI, from the coding sequence ATGGACGACCAACCCTTCAGAGGCAGTCTGGCGCTGCAGCGCGGCATGGTGACACGCAACGACCTGCGTCGGAAATGCCGCCGGCTCTTCAATGACGTGTACATCAGCAGCTCGGCGGACATCACTGCGCTCACCATGGTCAAGGCGGCCTGGGTCTGGGCTGGTCCGGACGCCGTCCTGTGCGGGCGGTCGGCAGCAGCAGTGCTCGGAACAAAATGGCTCAGCCCCTCGGACCCGGTGGAACTGGTGCGCGCGCATCGCCAGAGCCCCAAGGGGATTGCGGTACGCAGCTACATACTCGCGCTGGAAGACATCCGTCAGGACCGCGGCATGCGGATCACCACGCCGGCCCGCACTGCCTTCGACATCGGCCGGAAGCTGCCCGCAGAGCAAGCGGTACCCGTACTGGACGCGTTGATGAATGCCACCGGACTGAAGCCGACCGACGTGATGGCGCTCGCTGATTCGCGGCCGCGTGCACGTGGCGTCCGCTTGCTGCGAACGGCTTTGGGGCTCGCCGACGGTGGGGCCGAATCGCCGAAGGAGACCGAGGTACGGCTACTGCTCGGGGCAGCGGGGTTGCCGAAGCCGGAAACGCAGATCAAATTCTTCGACGAGTATGGCGAGGCGTATATCCGCGTCGACATGGGCTGGCGGCAATGGAAGGTCGCGGTGGAGTACGACGGGGTTCAGCATTGGACGAACGCCCGTCAGCGATCCTGGGATATCGAGCGGATCGCGTTGCTCGAAGCCATGGGCTGGGTGGTGGTCCGGGTCAGCGCGGAGATGCTGCGGCGGCCGCAGCTGGTCGTGGACCGGGTGCGCGCCAAACTCAGGGCGGCAGGCTGCCCGATCTGA
- the groL gene encoding chaperonin GroEL (60 kDa chaperone family; promotes refolding of misfolded polypeptides especially under stressful conditions; forms two stacked rings of heptamers to form a barrel-shaped 14mer; ends can be capped by GroES; misfolded proteins enter the barrel where they are refolded when GroES binds), producing MAKTIAYDEEARRGLERGLNALADAVKVTLGPKGRNVVLEKKWGAPTITNDGVSIAKEIELEDPYEKIGAELVKEVAKKTDDVAGDGTTTATVLAQALVREGLRNVAAGANPLGLKRGIEKAVEKVTEGLLASAKAIETKDQIAATAGISAGDQTIGDLIAEAMDKVGNEGVITVEESNTFGLQLELTEGMRFDKGYISGYFVTDAERQEAVLEDPYILLVSSKVSTVKDLLPLLEKVIQAGKPLLIIAEDVEGEALSTLVVNKIRGTFKSVAVKAPGFGDRRKAMLQDIAILTGGQVVSEEVGLSLETADVALLGQARKVVVTKDETTVIEGAGDADAIQGRVAQIRAEIENSDSDYDREKLQERLAKLAGGVAVIKAGAATEVELKERKHRIEDAVRNAKAAVEEGIVAGGGVALLQSAPSLDELKLTGDEATGANIVRVALSAPLKQIAFNAGLEPGVVAEKVTNLPAGHGLNAATGEYEDLLKAGVADPVKVTRSALQNAASIAALFLTTEAVVADKPEKASAPAGDPTGGMGGMDF from the coding sequence ATGGCCAAGACAATTGCGTATGACGAAGAGGCCCGCCGCGGCCTCGAGCGGGGCCTTAACGCCCTCGCTGACGCCGTAAAGGTGACGTTGGGCCCGAAGGGTCGCAACGTAGTTCTGGAGAAGAAGTGGGGCGCTCCCACGATCACCAACGATGGTGTTTCCATCGCCAAGGAGATCGAGCTCGAGGACCCGTACGAGAAGATCGGCGCTGAGCTGGTCAAAGAGGTCGCCAAGAAGACCGATGACGTCGCGGGCGACGGCACCACCACCGCCACCGTGCTGGCCCAGGCACTGGTTCGCGAAGGCCTGCGTAACGTCGCAGCCGGCGCCAACCCGCTCGGCCTGAAGCGCGGCATCGAAAAGGCCGTGGAAAAGGTCACCGAAGGTCTGCTGGCTTCGGCCAAGGCCATCGAGACCAAGGACCAGATCGCTGCCACCGCCGGCATCTCCGCCGGTGACCAGACCATCGGCGACCTGATCGCCGAGGCCATGGACAAGGTTGGCAACGAGGGTGTCATCACCGTCGAAGAGTCCAACACCTTCGGCCTGCAGCTCGAGCTCACCGAGGGTATGCGCTTCGACAAGGGCTACATCTCGGGCTACTTCGTGACCGACGCCGAGCGTCAGGAAGCGGTCCTCGAGGATCCCTACATCCTCCTGGTCAGCTCCAAGGTCTCGACCGTCAAGGACCTGCTGCCCCTGCTGGAGAAGGTCATCCAGGCCGGCAAGCCGCTGCTGATCATCGCCGAGGACGTCGAGGGCGAAGCCCTTTCCACCCTGGTGGTCAACAAGATCCGTGGCACCTTCAAGTCCGTGGCCGTCAAGGCTCCTGGCTTCGGTGACCGCCGCAAGGCCATGCTGCAGGACATCGCCATCCTCACCGGTGGCCAGGTCGTCAGCGAAGAGGTCGGCCTCTCCTTGGAGACCGCTGACGTCGCGCTGCTGGGTCAGGCTCGCAAGGTCGTCGTGACCAAGGACGAGACCACCGTCATCGAGGGTGCCGGCGATGCCGACGCGATCCAGGGCCGTGTTGCCCAGATCCGCGCCGAGATCGAGAACAGCGACTCCGATTACGACCGTGAGAAGCTGCAGGAGCGCCTGGCCAAGCTGGCCGGCGGTGTTGCGGTGATCAAGGCCGGAGCTGCCACCGAGGTGGAGCTCAAGGAGCGCAAGCACCGCATCGAAGACGCCGTGCGTAACGCCAAGGCTGCTGTCGAAGAGGGCATCGTCGCCGGTGGCGGCGTGGCTCTGCTGCAGTCGGCTCCTTCACTGGACGAGCTGAAGCTCACCGGTGACGAGGCCACCGGCGCCAACATCGTGCGCGTCGCGCTGTCGGCTCCGCTGAAGCAGATCGCCTTCAACGCTGGCCTCGAGCCCGGTGTTGTCGCCGAGAAGGTCACCAACCTTCCTGCCGGCCACGGCCTGAACGCCGCGACCGGTGAGTACGAGGACCTGCTCAAGGCCGGCGTCGCCGACCCGGTGAAGGTCACCCGCTCGGCGCTGCAGAACGCAGCGTCCATCGCGGCGCTGTTCCTCACCACCGAGGCCGTCGTCGCCGACAAGCCGGAGAAGGCGTCCGCACCTGCGGGCGACCCGACCGGTGGCATGGGCGGTATGGACTTCTAA
- a CDS encoding TetR/AcrR family transcriptional regulator, whose translation MGETERPLRADAARNRARVLEVAYDTFAAEGLAVPIDEIARRAGVGAGTVYRHFPTKEALFGAVFEDRVRRIAEDARALLVSEGPGAALFAFLQAMVRTAATDYGFVDALAGYGMDLESAAPGAEATFLGVIEELLTAGQRAGAVRDDVGVTEIKALLLVCKSAQLYGDDVSYRVADVIADGLRTS comes from the coding sequence GTGGGCGAAACCGAACGTCCCCTGCGCGCCGATGCGGCGCGCAACCGGGCACGGGTGCTCGAGGTCGCCTACGACACCTTCGCTGCCGAGGGGCTCGCGGTGCCGATCGACGAGATCGCCCGGCGGGCCGGGGTGGGCGCGGGCACGGTCTACCGGCACTTCCCGACCAAGGAAGCCCTGTTCGGGGCCGTCTTCGAAGACCGTGTGCGCCGCATCGCCGAGGATGCGCGGGCGCTGCTGGTGTCCGAGGGGCCAGGCGCGGCACTGTTTGCCTTCCTGCAGGCGATGGTGCGCACCGCGGCCACCGACTATGGGTTCGTCGACGCCTTGGCCGGGTACGGGATGGACCTGGAGTCCGCCGCCCCCGGTGCGGAAGCGACTTTCCTCGGCGTGATCGAGGAACTGTTGACCGCTGGCCAGCGTGCCGGAGCCGTGCGCGACGACGTGGGCGTCACGGAAATCAAGGCCCTGCTGCTGGTCTGCAAGTCGGCACAGCTCTACGGTGACGACGTTTCGTACCGGGTGGCGGACGTGATCGCCGACGGTCTCCGCACGTCCTGA